One Miscanthus floridulus cultivar M001 chromosome 11, ASM1932011v1, whole genome shotgun sequence DNA window includes the following coding sequences:
- the LOC136494136 gene encoding mitochondrial ATP-independent inner membrane protease subunit 2-like, which translates to MVSLSTWFRYAAHKFEYSISLSWKKYNVGQINSTELTDAIWKNFFQGKLTYTHWTKGGEAMAPIVSSTGGTLLVRKLANLSPTQVFVGDVVLLKDPEKSDDLIIRRLAALEGYEMVSNDEKDEPFVLEKDQCWVLADNLALKQKEARDSRLFGPVPMTDILGRVIYSLRTAVDHGPVENSGMAMKQDGPVLAVELDVEEMAKNNKA; encoded by the exons ATGGTTTCGCTGTCGACTTGGTTCCGCTATGCCGCGCACAAGTTCGAGTACTCCATCTCCCTCTCGTGGAAG AAATATAATGTGGGCCAGATCAACAGTACAGAGCTAACTGATGCGATATGGAAAAACTTCTTCCAAGGCAAGCTCACCTACACGCATTGGACCAAAGGGGGAGAAGCCATGGCTCCCATCGTATCTTCAACTGGAGGAACCCTCCTTGTCAGAAAGCTGGCAAATTTAAGCCCCAC ACAAGTGTTTGTTGGGGATGTTGTCTTGTTAAAAGACCCAGAGAAATCTGATGATTTAATTATTCGACGACTGGCTGCCCTGGAAGGCTATGAGATGGTCTCTAATGATGAGAAGGATGAGCCGTTTGTACTTGAGAAAGACCAATGCTGGGTCCTGGCAGACAACCTAGCCCTCAAGCAAAAG GAAGCTAGAGATAGCCGCTTGTTTGGACCTGTCCCAATGACTGACATCCTTGGCAGAGTGATATACTCTTTAAGAACGGCTGTTGATCACGGTCCAGTCGAGAACAG CGGCATGGCCATGAAACAGGATGGCCCAGTACTGGCAGTGGAGCTTGATGTGGAAGAGATGGCAAAGAATAATAAGGCGTAG